GGAACTCGTGGTCGTGGCGCTGCTCGACGGCGACGTTCGGGACGCCCTGAACGACGGCGAGTACGATGATTTCCGGGTCAACTTCCCGCTGGAGGGCGAGACGGATCGTCGCCGACTCGCGGAGGTGGTCCAGGCGACGCTCCAGGCCGACGTCGACGCCCGGTTCGATGCGTTCGACGACGAGGTAAAAGCCGCATATGATCGCGCAGTAGAACTGTCTGAGGCTCACCAGGACAGGGATCCCCACTTCCGACAGCTCTTCGTGGACGCCAAGGAGGGCGAGGCGGAAGCACTCGACTCGATTCGCGAGGAGTACAAGTTCGCGGAGTTCGACGATCCGCCAGCGCTACTCTCGGAACTCCCAGTCGATCTGCCCTACTTCAAAACGCAGTACGGCCGTGTCGGCGTCATCTACGACGGGATGATCGACATGTACCGCGCCGCCGGAATCGACATCGACCCCGCCTTCGAACTGTCGATCGTGCTGTCGATCATCGGCGCACAGGTCTGGCTCGACGACGTCGACGACTATCGACGGGATCTCGCCGACGATCAACTGACTCCCGTCACCGCGGAATATCTGCTCGCCGAGTCGGACGCACAAGCGTACGACCGGATCGTCTCGATCACCGAGGCGTACCTCGACGCCGCGAAGCGCCGCGCCCTGGCGGCGGATTCGGACCTCGTCAGCATCGGCTCCCGGTACATCTACTACTCGGGTGACCCCGACGTTTTGCCGCGGTGAGGGGCTCGTTTCCTCTGGGTCACGTCAGGCGACGTTCCGCTCGACGTGGGTGAGGCCGGTTTCGAACCGGTCGCTCGCGAGCCCTGAGACGTCTATCGTCGACGCCTCGCCGTCGACGTACAGTTCGGCGACGACGGTGCCGGTCGCCGGGGCGTGCTGGAATCCATGGCCCGAATAGCCGACGGCGTTGATAAATCCGGGGACAGTCTCCTCGAGTATCGGGTGGTTGTCCGGGGTGACAGCGTACAGGCCGGCCCAACCGCGCCTGATCCGGGTTTCGGGACCGAAGTACGAGGCAACGTCGGCCGCCCGCTCGATCGCCGTCGCGGCCCACTCGAGGTCCGTTTTCTCGTCGTACCTGTCGGGATCCTGTTCCGGATCTTCGCCGCCGAATTCGCCACCGACGATCGCTGCCCCCTCCCGTTCGGGCCGGAAGTAGACGCCGACGTCGAGGTCGATCGAAAGCGGCGCGTCCTCGGGCACTGGCGTCGTGGGGTCCACCACGAGCGCCTGTCGCCGACGCGGCGAAACCGGCAGGTCAACCTCGGCCATCGCCGCCACTTCGCCCGCCCAGGGTCCAGCCGCGTTCACGACGGCGTCGGCGTCGACCTGTTCTCCGTCGGCAACCACGCCGGACACGGGGGCGTCTTCGTCGGACCCGTCCCGGAGCACGTCGGTCACCGGCGAGTGGGTGTGGATCGTCGCGCCTTCCTCGCGAGCGGCGGCGGCGTATCCCTGCAACGCGAGGTACGGGTCCGCAAACCCGTCACAGTCGGCGTAGGTACCGCCCTCGAACGCTTCGGCGTGGAGGTTCGGATACCGATCCCGGAGCTCTTCGGGTGCGAGAAACTCCACGGGGACGCCGAACTCCCGCTGCATGGCGACGTTTTCCCGGAACGTCGCCGCCGTTTTCTCCTCGCGGGCCAAGAAGAGATAGCCGACCTGTCGAAAGCCGATGTCGACGCCGAACTCTTCCTCGAAGGACTCCCAGACCGGAAGCGACGCCCGCGAGAGTTCGACGTTCACCGGAGTCGAGAACTGCGACCGGACGCCCCCCGCAGATCGGGCGGTGCTCCCGCCGCCGATCGATCCCGACTCGTACACGTCGACGTCGACGCCTCTCGAGGCGAGTTCGTACGCACAGGCCGCGCCGACGATCCCACACCCGACAACCACGACAGTCATACACTCACGTTCGTGCCGGCACGCAAAACCGTTGCGACGGCGGCGACGTCCACCGGACACGATCCAGCGGACGCAAACTCCTTGTCCTGGCGCGTCGTTTTCCCCCCATGCGCGTACTCTCCGACCACGACGTGAGCGCGGTTCTGGACCTTTCGGCGCTGCTTCCCGAGATCGCAGCGGCGTTTCGAAAGGACGCGGCCGGCGAGGTAGAGCGTCCCGAACGGCCTCACGTGCCGATCGGCGCGGGACTCGACGGCGACCGTCGAACCGATATGGATCCGCAGTCGATCGATGAACCGCTCGGGACTGGGCTCGTGATGCCGGCGTACATCCACGGATCGCCGTACTTCGTGGTCAAACTCGCGAACGTCCACGAGGGGAACCTAAAGCGGGGATATCCCACCGTGAACGCCACGATCTCACTTATTGCCGCCGATACTGGGCTTCCCGTCGGCTATCTGGCGGGCACTCGGATTACTAACGCGCGGACCGGCTGTATCGGCGGGCTCGCCGCGCGGGAACTCGCTGTCGACGGCCCGATCACGGTGGGAGTGATCGGCGCGGGTGCGCAGGCTCGATGGCAGGTCCGTGCGATCGCCGCCTCGAGGGAGCTCGAGGAAGTGTTCGTCTACTCGCCGAGCGACTCCCGGGACGTCTGTGCGTCCGATCTGCGGGACCGCGGGATCCCCGCCCGAGCAGTCGATACGACGGATGCCGCAGTCGAGGAAGGGGACGTCGTCGTCACGGCGACAACTGCGACCCGTCCGGTGTTCGACGGCGAGTCGCTCTCTCCGGGCACGCTCGTCGTCGCAGTCGGTGCCTACGAGGAATCGATGCGGGAGTTGGACGACCGGACGGTCGATCGCGCCGATCGACTGTTCGCCGACGTGCCGGAAGAGGTGGCAGAGACCGGCGACTTTCCACACCAGGAACCGGCGGATCTCACGCCGTTTTCTGCGGCGCTCTCCGGGGAGTCTGGCAGAACCGACGACGAGGAAATCATCGTGGTCGGCTCCGTCGGCACCGCCGTTCTCGATGCGGCCGCCGCCGCGTTCGTCTACGATCGTGCGGTCGACGCCGGCGTCGGCACGACAGTCGACCTGTGAACCGGCAATCTGTTCCGGGAGGAAAGATTAAGTCGTTCGGCCCGAAGATTGAGACGAGTTCACCCGAATGTACAGCCGTATCTTGATTCCGACGGACGGTTCGGCGGAAGTCGAACGCGCCGTCGACCACGCGCTCGACCTCGCCGAGGCCCACGGTGCGACAGTTCACGCGCTGTACGTCGTAAACACTGCAAGCTACGCGGGTCTACCGATGGAAACCGCCTGGGAGGGGGTCGACGAGCTGCTCCGGTCGGACGCAGAGGAGGCTGTCGAGACGGTTCGAGAGCGAGCCGAGGACCGTTCGATCCCGGTCGAAACGTCGATCGTGGAAGGGACGCCGAGCCGTTGTATCGTTCGGGAGGCCGAAGAGACCGGCTGTGATCTCATCGTGATGGGGACCCACGGTCGCGGGGGGATCGACCGTCTGCTGCTCGGCTCCGTCGCCGAGAAGGTCGTTCGTGCGTCTTCACTTCCCGTACTGACAGTCAGCGTCTCCCCGAGGGAAGACGATGCGATCGCCGAACGCCAGCCCGCGGAGAGTCGACCGTCCGACGCCGAAGCCGATCAGTCGTCTTGAGTTCCTCTCCGCGTGAAGGGCGAAGATTCCTCCGTGGGTAATCCACCCAGTCGATTACCCCGGCTGTGAACTTGCGGGTTCGCTGATGCTGGGTTGGTCAACTGAACCCGACTGTTCCCCAACCTCGGCGGGTCTCCAGTCGTGTTCGTTCCACTGCCAGTACGCTCCTTCACACTCATAATGATTATTGTAGCGATTTACCGGTCGATCGGCCACCCGGTGGGCCGATCGTCCGGTTACGGCCGAGAATAATCATTATCAGGGGAGTTCTCGGATGCGTCCCTGTCGCGTCCAGCAGACAGGCCAGCAGGCCGAGCCATCGGCCCCACTTCAGACTGCAACAGGTTCCACGCGCCTGCCACGTCACTGTGTGCCTCCAGCGCACAGTCGTGACAGCGGAATGAATCGCCACGCCGCGTCACCGTCTCACTCCCGTACGACGGGCACTCGCTGCTCGAGTCGGCTTCGCTCACCGCCTCGATTGCGATCCCACCGTCACCGAACGTCACTCGAATCCGGTCGAGCAGTTGGCGATGCGATCAGAACGCATGCGTCTTCTCGTTCACATCCGCCGGCCAGTGCGTCTCCAGTACATCAGTCAACTCGCCGACGTAGACGGTATCGACGTTGCGTGCAAGCAGCCACTCGGCGGCGTGTTTGATCGCCCCGTCCCGGCTGTGGTCCCGTGTGCGCGACCGCTGATCGTACAGGCGCTGGATCAACTGGCTCGTACACTGCTCGTCAGGGAGTGCTGACTGCAGTGTGGCAATTCGCTCGGTGTACTCCTGGAACCGTTCGAACTCGGGTCGGGCGTGGTAGACGGCCCTCTCACCCGTGTCGGTGACGATCGCGAGCGTGTTGTTCGTCCCGACGTCGATCGCGGCTGACTGCGTCGTGTTCTCTGAATCGAGTGTGCTCGTGGTCTCCTCCCAGTCGAAGCTGTACAGGTCGTTGCGGACGAGCCCGTGCAACTGGTAGCCGTCCTCCCGGGTGCCCCAGTATCCCGGTGGCGCTGGCTTTTCTGTGACTCTGGTGTCGGACGCGTCGTGGTAGGTCTCGAGCAACGAGAAGTGACTCCGCCAGGCCTCGCTGTTTTTGCGCGCGAGTTGCTGGCACGTCGCTTTCCCGAGGACCGGCGCGTACTCGTCGTAGAGGTCGGTGTATTCGGCATCCCACACGTCGCCGTTCTCAGCGAAGTACTGTTGCCGGCGTCGATAGGTAATCACGTTTCTGCGGTAGGTGGGTCGACGTGACTGAAACAGTTTGAAAACAAATGATTTCGTCGTTCTACTTCTCTAAATACATGTTCGACGGCGTTTCTGAAGCCGTGTTGTTCGACGCGATAGCTGTAGCCTTCACGGCGGAGCCCACCGATCAGATCGTCGGCGACATCGACGAGAAATACAGCATTTTCGATGTCGTGTTTCTCAGCTAATTCAGTAAGAAATTCTCGTGCGATCGAAATCGTATACGTCGGAAACAGCCCTGAGGGAAGGATCCTGTTCGTCTGTGGGTCGACAGCAGCGTACAGCCAGTACTGCTCGTCATTGAACCGGATCGCCTTTTGATCAACCGCAACGCGATCCGGATTATCACCGTCAGCTGGCTGTATATCGGCTTTTTGGATTCTGTTGTAAACAGCGACACGACTCCAGTCCACACCCAAATAATCAAGAAGAATAACTGTATTCGAGAGTGATAGTCCACCAAGATGGTGGCGAATACCCTTTTCAATGATCTTGCGGGGTGTCCGTTCTCGCTCCACAAATTAGTCGGACACGCCTCGGATACCATCGGGAAGATGCCCTCGGGCGGTATCAGAGGCCACGGTCGGGCCGTCCACAGGCCCCGATGCCTGCCGTCGCAACTCCCACTTCTGAACCTGCGGAAGTGTGTCGAGAGCAGGCACGGCAGTTGAACCGCTTTCCTCGCCGGTTCGCCCGTTCTGTGTGTCCGCAGACCGGGCACCGTTGACTGGTGGACTCAGAGTCAATATCGTCTGAAGGACTCCCCTGCCACGCCGCTTTGTACGTGATAACTCGCATATCTTTGAGGTCTTCAAAGACAATGACGGGTCGCCCGAACTGCTGTATCCACTCGACAACGCGCCGTGATACCGTGTGTAAGAGCAAGGACTCACAACCCCCGAGGTGGTGGTCGACGACCGAAGACTGCATAGCCACACGGTCAGGACCGGAACAACCACCACCGACCCGTCGCTGATCAGACGACTCCGTCCTCTTTCAGCCGTGCGACCTCGTCGTCGGAGTATCCGAGTTCGGCGAGCAGTTCGTCAGTGTGCTCGCCGAGTTCTGGCGGGTGTTTTCGGATCGATGTAGGTGTGCCGGAGAGATGCATCGGACATCCAGCCATCTCGATCGATCCGACCGACGGGTGATCGACCTGTCGGTGCATGTTCCGGGCTTCGACCTGGGGGTGGTCGAAAACGTCCGCCATGTCGTGAACTGCCCGCGCGGGCACGTCGTGGTCCTCGAACACCGCGAGGAGGTCATCAGTCTCGTAATCGGCCAGTTCTGCCTCGAGGAGGTCCTCGAGTGCCTCCCTGTGTTCCACCCGGTCGGCGTTCGTCAGGAACCGGTCGTCCTCGAGGAGATCCGGTCGCTCGAGGGCCTCACAGAAGTTCTCCCAGAGGTTC
The Halalkaliarchaeum desulfuricum DNA segment above includes these coding regions:
- a CDS encoding universal stress protein, with translation MYSRILIPTDGSAEVERAVDHALDLAEAHGATVHALYVVNTASYAGLPMETAWEGVDELLRSDAEEAVETVRERAEDRSIPVETSIVEGTPSRCIVREAEETGCDLIVMGTHGRGGIDRLLLGSVAEKVVRASSLPVLTVSVSPREDDAIAERQPAESRPSDAEADQSS
- a CDS encoding DDE-type integrase/transposase/recombinase, producing MERERTPRKIIEKGIRHHLGGLSLSNTVILLDYLGVDWSRVAVYNRIQKADIQPADGDNPDRVAVDQKAIRFNDEQYWLYAAVDPQTNRILPSGLFPTYTISIAREFLTELAEKHDIENAVFLVDVADDLIGGLRREGYSYRVEQHGFRNAVEHVFREVERRNHLFSNCFSHVDPPTAET
- a CDS encoding zinc ribbon domain-containing protein — protein: MTFGDGGIAIEAVSEADSSSECPSYGSETVTRRGDSFRCHDCALEAHSDVAGAWNLLQSEVGPMARPAGLSAGRDRDASENSPDNDYSRP
- a CDS encoding ornithine cyclodeaminase family protein is translated as MRVLSDHDVSAVLDLSALLPEIAAAFRKDAAGEVERPERPHVPIGAGLDGDRRTDMDPQSIDEPLGTGLVMPAYIHGSPYFVVKLANVHEGNLKRGYPTVNATISLIAADTGLPVGYLAGTRITNARTGCIGGLAARELAVDGPITVGVIGAGAQARWQVRAIAASRELEEVFVYSPSDSRDVCASDLRDRGIPARAVDTTDAAVEEGDVVVTATTATRPVFDGESLSPGTLVVAVGAYEESMRELDDRTVDRADRLFADVPEEVAETGDFPHQEPADLTPFSAALSGESGRTDDEEIIVVGSVGTAVLDAAAAAFVYDRAVDAGVGTTVDL
- a CDS encoding NAD(P)/FAD-dependent oxidoreductase; translated protein: MTVVVVGCGIVGAACAYELASRGVDVDVYESGSIGGGSTARSAGGVRSQFSTPVNVELSRASLPVWESFEEEFGVDIGFRQVGYLFLAREEKTAATFRENVAMQREFGVPVEFLAPEELRDRYPNLHAEAFEGGTYADCDGFADPYLALQGYAAAAREEGATIHTHSPVTDVLRDGSDEDAPVSGVVADGEQVDADAVVNAAGPWAGEVAAMAEVDLPVSPRRRQALVVDPTTPVPEDAPLSIDLDVGVYFRPEREGAAIVGGEFGGEDPEQDPDRYDEKTDLEWAATAIERAADVASYFGPETRIRRGWAGLYAVTPDNHPILEETVPGFINAVGYSGHGFQHAPATGTVVAELYVDGEASTIDVSGLASDRFETGLTHVERNVA
- a CDS encoding transposase: MITYRRRQQYFAENGDVWDAEYTDLYDEYAPVLGKATCQQLARKNSEAWRSHFSLLETYHDASDTRVTEKPAPPGYWGTREDGYQLHGLVRNDLYSFDWEETTSTLDSENTTQSAAIDVGTNNTLAIVTDTGERAVYHARPEFERFQEYTERIATLQSALPDEQCTSQLIQRLYDQRSRTRDHSRDGAIKHAAEWLLARNVDTVYVGELTDVLETHWPADVNEKTHAF